The Streptomyces sp. Alt3 genome has a segment encoding these proteins:
- a CDS encoding cupin: MDDLNALADEHLAAARANAHGRSAHLLLRQEPLRQTVIALTGGSALDEHNAPPAASLQVLRGTVRLTAGSGDVDLTAGGLHAIPQERHGLLALEDAVVLLTAVND; this comes from the coding sequence ATGGACGACCTCAACGCTCTCGCCGACGAGCACCTGGCCGCGGCCCGGGCCAACGCGCACGGGCGCAGCGCGCATCTGCTGCTGCGCCAGGAGCCACTGCGGCAGACGGTGATCGCACTGACCGGGGGATCCGCCCTCGACGAGCACAACGCACCGCCCGCCGCGTCGCTCCAGGTGCTGCGCGGTACGGTCCGGCTCACCGCAGGCTCCGGGGACGTGGACCTCACGGCGGGCGGACTGCACGCCATTCCCCAGGAGCGGCACGGGCTCCTCGCCCTGGAGGACGCGGTGGTGCTGCTCACCGCCGTGAACGACTGA
- a CDS encoding YihY/virulence factor BrkB family protein encodes MPSRTDEPVAERTAPPAGDTPRRRWRTALRRTPVSLWNDDVSDWAAALTYYAILALLPALLVTVSVIGLANPGATNALIADITAFAPAESGAALRRPLEAATHERSAVWLLVVTGSVSAVWSASSYLAVFRRAMHAMHRVKDTRPPLRQAHIIVASAVGLLVLLMASAFALVLTGPLARWLGRLLGLAQAGETLWAGLKWPVLLCLVACLIVGLFSTGPRSARGLRQGLPGGVLAAFLWLVASAGFALYATHIGSYSRLYGSLAGLVVFLIWIWFTNLALLTGAQFNVELARSHDDSRKAAP; translated from the coding sequence GTGCCCAGCAGGACCGACGAACCCGTCGCGGAACGAACCGCGCCCCCGGCCGGGGACACACCGCGCAGGCGCTGGCGCACCGCTCTGCGCCGCACCCCCGTATCACTCTGGAACGACGACGTCTCCGACTGGGCCGCGGCCCTGACCTACTACGCCATCCTCGCGCTGCTCCCGGCGCTGCTCGTCACCGTGTCCGTCATCGGGCTGGCCAACCCCGGCGCCACGAACGCCCTGATCGCCGACATCACGGCCTTCGCGCCGGCCGAGTCCGGTGCGGCCCTGCGCCGGCCCCTGGAAGCGGCCACCCACGAACGCAGTGCCGTCTGGCTCCTCGTGGTCACGGGCAGCGTGAGCGCCGTGTGGTCCGCGTCGAGCTATCTGGCCGTCTTCCGCAGGGCGATGCACGCCATGCACCGGGTGAAGGACACCAGGCCCCCGCTGCGCCAGGCGCACATCATCGTGGCCTCGGCCGTCGGACTGCTCGTCCTGCTGATGGCGAGCGCCTTCGCCCTCGTGCTCACCGGTCCCCTCGCGCGCTGGCTCGGCCGCCTGCTGGGGCTCGCACAGGCCGGCGAGACGCTGTGGGCCGGCCTCAAGTGGCCCGTGCTGCTGTGCCTGGTCGCCTGTCTCATCGTGGGCCTCTTCAGCACCGGCCCGCGGTCCGCGCGCGGGCTGCGGCAGGGGCTGCCGGGCGGGGTCCTCGCCGCGTTCCTCTGGCTGGTGGCCTCGGCGGGATTCGCGCTCTACGCGACCCACATCGGGAGCTACAGCCGTCTCTACGGCTCCCTGGCCGGCCTGGTCGTCTTCCTCATCTGGATCTGGTTCACCAATCTGGCGCTCCTGACCGGCGCCCAGTTCAACGTCGAGCTGGCCCGCTCCCACGACGATTCCCGGAAGGCGGCGCCCTGA